One uncultured Jannaschia sp. DNA segment encodes these proteins:
- a CDS encoding GspH/FimT family pseudopilin, translated as MTAPAPSLDRNAGFTLVEMLVALAILGILAGLGAGALARRDPAPSPVQMAERLQTVVLDARADAMRTGRDTLVAIDLSERRFAYPPDADPIGLPPGMRLDGVLARPFVEGGTAALVFRPDGSSSGAELAFVADGSVARLEVDWLTGLPRLLSGDAP; from the coding sequence ATGACCGCCCCCGCGCCAAGTCTCGACCGCAATGCGGGGTTCACGCTGGTCGAGATGCTTGTGGCGCTGGCCATCCTCGGCATCCTCGCGGGCCTGGGCGCGGGGGCACTGGCACGGCGTGACCCGGCCCCCTCGCCCGTTCAGATGGCCGAACGGCTGCAGACGGTGGTCCTCGATGCACGCGCCGATGCCATGCGGACCGGCCGGGACACGCTGGTCGCGATCGACCTGTCGGAGCGCCGCTTCGCCTATCCGCCAGATGCAGACCCCATCGGCCTGCCGCCGGGGATGCGGCTCGACGGCGTGCTCGCACGGCCCTTCGTCGAGGGCGGCACCGCAGCACTGGTCTTTCGCCCGGACGGCAGTTCCTCTGGGGCCGAGCTGGCCTTCGTTGCGGATGGATCCGTGGCGCGGCTCGAGGTCGATTGGCTGACCGGCCTGCCGCGCCTTCTGAGCGGTGACGCGCCGTGA
- a CDS encoding type II secretion system F family protein, with the protein MSAIERIHFKAYRPDGEVETGTLDAVDEADATRQLRLTGRTPFELRRVSGAAAAGPVRPERAGGGLGGRLDLARFFAELSVMLDAGFTIDVAIRAIADAETERLPRARAAGVHARLTEGQSVAEAFSVVPEITDDVVALLASGETSGRLDVVTRTLADSYTRRAARRREVTEALLYPAFLLLVMVFAFLLLSLYLAPALQPVFANAGIASPLVIRVLLGFGAFVAGPGLLILVGALALTVPLLLWMRTPRGRDAAMAALARVPGIAAAIRAGVNARYLTTMSLLLGNGVPMLEAMRLAAATAVTTAQRAGLLAARTEVSEGAPFWRAVDATGQFPGPVTALLRLGEESNMLAAMMGRAGSTIDGLLQRRMTRLLTFLTPAITLALGALVGGLVVSVMSALLSINEIAIR; encoded by the coding sequence ATGTCGGCGATTGAGCGCATCCACTTCAAGGCCTACCGCCCGGATGGCGAGGTCGAGACGGGCACGCTCGACGCCGTCGACGAGGCCGACGCGACGCGCCAGCTTCGCCTGACGGGACGCACCCCATTCGAGCTGCGCCGCGTGTCGGGCGCCGCCGCCGCCGGGCCGGTCCGACCCGAGCGCGCGGGCGGCGGGCTCGGCGGCCGACTCGATCTCGCGCGGTTCTTCGCGGAGCTCTCGGTCATGCTCGACGCGGGCTTCACGATCGACGTCGCCATCCGCGCCATCGCCGATGCCGAAACCGAACGTCTGCCCCGCGCCCGCGCCGCCGGGGTCCACGCCCGGCTGACCGAAGGCCAGTCGGTCGCCGAGGCATTCTCTGTGGTGCCCGAGATCACCGACGATGTCGTCGCCCTTCTGGCCAGCGGCGAGACGAGCGGCCGCCTCGATGTCGTGACGCGGACGTTGGCCGACAGCTACACGCGACGTGCCGCACGCCGCCGTGAGGTGACCGAGGCGCTGCTCTACCCGGCCTTCCTCCTGCTCGTGATGGTCTTCGCGTTCCTTCTCCTGTCCCTCTATCTCGCGCCCGCGCTCCAGCCTGTTTTTGCGAATGCAGGGATCGCATCGCCCCTCGTGATCCGCGTCCTTCTGGGCTTCGGCGCCTTCGTTGCCGGGCCGGGGCTGCTGATCCTCGTCGGCGCGCTCGCCCTGACGGTGCCGCTCCTGCTGTGGATGCGGACGCCGCGCGGGCGCGATGCCGCGATGGCCGCACTCGCCCGCGTCCCCGGCATCGCGGCGGCGATCCGCGCGGGCGTCAACGCGCGCTATCTCACGACGATGTCGCTCCTTCTCGGGAACGGCGTGCCGATGCTCGAAGCGATGCGCCTGGCGGCGGCCACGGCGGTCACGACGGCGCAGCGCGCGGGCCTTCTGGCCGCCCGGACGGAGGTGTCCGAAGGCGCCCCATTCTGGCGGGCCGTCGACGCCACGGGCCAGTTCCCCGGCCCCGTCACGGCCCTCCTCCGGCTAGGCGAGGAATCGAACATGCTGGCCGCGATGATGGGCCGCGCGGGTTCGACCATCGACGGCCTCCTGCAACGCCGGATGACGCGCCTCCTGACCTTCCTCACCCCGGCGATCACGCTCGCGCTGGGCGCGCTGGTCGGCGGGCTGGTCGTATCGGTGATGTCCGCCCTCCTGAGCATCAACGAGATCGCGATCCGATGA
- a CDS encoding GspE/PulE family protein: MNIRPGTDTPRDGFERFLTHLEGQGVLRPEASQRARNGRASTDHPADTVLIELGLARESDLARHMAAFLGLAEARIDTGALDPALIDRAGLSFLDTHQILPLEMTDDALVVAVADPFATDGAEILGYSFDRPVELRVCPRSRILDALRMLSGQDTAPPPTPRAATPEDGDGEDLERLQDIAREAPVIRFVTQVIQTAVDRGATDLHIEPRADHVCIRMRCDGMLDVVETVPRAMLPGIATRIKILARLNIAERRMPQDGRMRATVRGQEIDLRVSILPSVHGESFVLRILDRSGVALTLDALGYAPEAAAHLRQLARVPNGIILVTGPTGSGKTTTLYSVLRERQSDDVKIFTVEDPVEYRLDGITQLQVEPAIDLTFARALRSVLRHDPDIILVGEIRDRDTAQIAIQAALTGHLVFSTLHTNSAAGALTRLVDMGIDDYLIGATIRAVVAQRLLRKTCDACGGDGCARCHDTGFAGRTVTYEVMEVTREIAARIGTGATEADLEALAAARGVTPMAAHAEGLARRGVTALEEVRRVLDRARSGGDVGD, translated from the coding sequence ATGAATATCCGACCCGGCACGGACACCCCGCGCGACGGGTTCGAACGCTTCCTCACCCATCTGGAAGGCCAGGGTGTCCTGCGGCCCGAGGCGAGCCAGCGTGCCCGCAACGGCCGCGCTTCGACCGACCATCCGGCCGACACGGTGCTGATCGAACTGGGGCTGGCCCGCGAGAGCGACCTTGCGCGGCACATGGCGGCGTTTCTCGGCCTTGCCGAGGCGCGGATCGACACGGGCGCACTCGACCCCGCGCTGATCGATCGCGCGGGGCTGTCCTTCCTCGACACCCACCAGATCCTTCCGCTGGAGATGACCGACGACGCGCTCGTCGTCGCCGTCGCGGATCCGTTCGCGACCGACGGCGCCGAGATCCTCGGCTACAGCTTCGACCGGCCGGTCGAGCTGCGCGTCTGTCCCCGGAGCCGCATTCTCGATGCCCTCCGCATGCTCTCGGGTCAGGACACCGCACCTCCGCCGACCCCGCGCGCCGCCACTCCCGAGGACGGCGACGGCGAGGACCTCGAACGCCTGCAGGACATCGCCCGCGAGGCGCCCGTGATCCGCTTCGTCACGCAGGTCATCCAGACGGCCGTCGACCGGGGCGCGACCGACCTCCATATCGAGCCGCGCGCGGATCACGTCTGCATCCGGATGCGCTGCGACGGGATGCTCGACGTGGTCGAGACCGTGCCCCGCGCGATGCTTCCGGGCATTGCCACCCGCATCAAGATCCTCGCGCGATTGAACATCGCCGAGCGCCGGATGCCGCAGGACGGCCGGATGCGCGCCACCGTGCGCGGGCAGGAGATCGACCTGCGTGTTTCGATCCTGCCGTCGGTGCATGGGGAGTCCTTCGTTCTCCGCATACTCGACCGGTCCGGCGTGGCGCTGACCCTCGATGCGCTGGGCTACGCGCCCGAGGCCGCCGCGCACCTGCGCCAGTTGGCGCGCGTGCCCAACGGGATCATCCTCGTGACCGGCCCGACCGGCAGCGGCAAGACGACAACGCTCTACTCGGTCCTGCGCGAGCGGCAGTCGGACGACGTGAAGATCTTCACTGTCGAGGATCCCGTCGAATACCGCCTCGATGGCATCACCCAGCTTCAGGTCGAGCCCGCGATCGACCTGACCTTCGCGCGCGCGCTCCGCTCGGTGCTGCGCCATGACCCCGACATCATCCTCGTGGGCGAGATCCGGGACCGGGACACCGCGCAGATCGCGATCCAGGCGGCGCTGACGGGGCACCTGGTGTTCTCGACGCTGCACACCAACAGCGCGGCGGGTGCGCTGACCCGGCTGGTCGATATGGGCATCGACGACTACCTGATCGGCGCGACGATCCGGGCGGTCGTGGCCCAGCGCCTGCTTCGGAAGACCTGCGACGCGTGCGGCGGCGACGGCTGCGCGCGCTGCCACGACACCGGGTTCGCCGGACGGACGGTCACCTACGAGGTGATGGAGGTCACGCGCGAGATCGCCGCCCGGATCGGGACGGGCGCCACCGAAGCCGATCTCGAGGCGTTGGCCGCCGCACGGGGTGTCACGCCGATGGCGGCACATGCCGAAGGGCTCGCGCGGCGCGGCGTGACGGCCCTCGAAGAGGTACGCCGCGTCCTCGACCGCGCGCGGAGCGGTGGCGATGTCGGCGATTGA
- the gspM gene encoding type II secretion system protein GspM → MDSRTSLLNAPRALRLAVAAMAPVLAIALVAGAVGLARDRLDATADRIAAERANLGNLQRLIAATPGATAPRPADAPEFLPGASPALIQAAFQGRLGEIAAASGVDLLAVGNAPVTERDGTRFAGLRARMSGTNAEIVETVFAIESAVPYQTIRTARIDAATAPGDPDAADPTILSMELLIEGALPPDLEVAQ, encoded by the coding sequence ATGGATAGCCGCACCTCCCTTCTCAACGCCCCTCGCGCCCTGCGACTGGCCGTGGCCGCCATGGCCCCGGTGTTGGCGATCGCGCTGGTCGCCGGGGCCGTGGGGCTGGCGCGCGACCGGCTCGACGCGACCGCCGACCGCATCGCGGCGGAACGGGCCAATCTCGGCAACCTCCAGCGCCTCATCGCCGCGACACCCGGCGCGACGGCGCCGCGCCCGGCTGACGCCCCCGAATTCCTGCCGGGCGCCAGCCCCGCGCTGATCCAAGCCGCGTTCCAGGGCCGGCTGGGCGAGATCGCGGCCGCCAGCGGCGTCGACCTTCTGGCCGTCGGCAACGCGCCTGTCACGGAACGCGACGGAACCCGGTTCGCGGGCCTCCGGGCCCGCATGAGCGGCACCAATGCCGAGATCGTCGAGACCGTCTTCGCCATCGAGAGCGCGGTGCCCTACCAGACGATCCGCACCGCCCGCATCGACGCTGCGACCGCGCCGGGCGACCCCGACGCGGCCGATCCGACGATTCTGTCGATGGAGCTTCTGATCGAGGGCGCGCTGCCGCCCGATCTCGAGGTCGCGCAATGA
- a CDS encoding PilN domain-containing protein, whose product MIDYVADIGRWWSWELSSLVSRRRSVAAAGARPLLRVSRAGVSIETQRRPPEVVKPAEIGAALRRLPRRLRSPVVDVVVEPDRHLQRKLSPLRLPRSRMRAMARIDCAGATPLREEDCILVLPEYRRDHAASVYFLLRRDQFEPIRASLAAARIEIGRLAMATPDGVFVADAPSLAALRRPARMRRMAHRLFWGAVAASIFGLIALGGVTAWQQNRALDALGVEIAAAEAEASKVRADMRARTEEIGRIASVREAKSQAVPLVRILEELALALPDGTWLTRIDVDDGTVTLTGQTSGAARLIPLLEDSDLFRAPTFTQPVLRDAGSLDERFTITLETASADG is encoded by the coding sequence GTGATCGACTATGTGGCGGACATCGGCCGCTGGTGGTCGTGGGAGCTGTCCTCCCTCGTGTCGCGCCGTCGATCGGTTGCCGCGGCGGGGGCGCGCCCCCTGCTCCGCGTCTCGCGCGCCGGTGTGTCCATCGAGACACAGCGCCGCCCGCCCGAAGTGGTTAAGCCAGCTGAGATCGGTGCCGCGCTCCGGCGGCTGCCGCGGCGGCTGCGCTCGCCCGTCGTCGATGTCGTGGTCGAGCCGGACCGCCACCTGCAACGCAAGCTCTCGCCCCTGCGCCTGCCCCGCAGCCGGATGCGCGCGATGGCGCGCATCGATTGCGCGGGCGCGACGCCGCTGCGCGAGGAAGACTGCATCCTCGTACTGCCCGAGTACCGTCGGGACCACGCAGCCAGCGTCTATTTCCTGTTGCGGCGCGACCAGTTCGAGCCGATCCGCGCAAGTCTTGCCGCCGCGCGTATCGAGATCGGACGGCTCGCCATGGCGACGCCCGATGGCGTATTCGTGGCCGACGCCCCAAGCCTCGCCGCGTTGCGCCGCCCCGCCCGAATGCGCCGCATGGCGCATCGCCTCTTCTGGGGCGCCGTCGCCGCCTCAATTTTCGGGCTGATCGCGCTCGGCGGCGTCACAGCGTGGCAGCAGAACAGGGCGCTGGACGCGCTCGGTGTCGAGATCGCCGCGGCCGAGGCCGAGGCGTCGAAGGTTCGCGCCGATATGCGCGCCCGCACCGAAGAGATCGGCCGCATCGCCTCGGTGCGCGAGGCCAAGAGCCAGGCCGTCCCGCTCGTCCGCATCCTCGAGGAACTGGCCCTCGCCCTGCCCGACGGCACCTGGCTGACCCGGATCGACGTCGATGATGGCACCGTCACGCTGACGGGCCAGACCTCGGGCGCGGCGCGGCTGATCCCCCTTCTCGAGGACTCGGACCTCTTTCGCGCGCCGACCTTTACCCAGCCCGTGCTCCGCGATGCGGGCAGCCTCGACGAGCGCTTTACCATCACCCTCGAGACGGCGAGCGCCGATGGATAG